The Dreissena polymorpha isolate Duluth1 chromosome 10, UMN_Dpol_1.0, whole genome shotgun sequence genome includes a region encoding these proteins:
- the LOC127848815 gene encoding complement C1q tumor necrosis factor-related protein 5-like, with amino-acid sequence MTKFTRVLFYALNIMVAAFAREPSCPVCSRYDYEERILERVLRNEMAIDNLLAEIRQTNAEVKAALNMIKEDKTEIASAIQGGLLTISKAVSAMTTNTSVAITQMERENKILKDQLVIPQVHFFARIAEGQLIISPGQNIIFTNAQINEGQGYDVASGKFTVSVPGLYAFAVQYCVRPNQNGYIDIVNQGTILQRSLFEKNSAGPKCVSMQAFTRAAISDQIWVKSGTVSSSDLHGNIYMFKSFSGVLIHV; translated from the exons ATGACGAAATTCACTCGGGTTCTGTTTTACGCGCTGAACATAATGGTCGCCGCATTTGCAAGAGAGCCATCTTGTCCCGTTTGCTCGCGTTACGACTATGAAGAAAGAATACTGGAAAGAGTATTACGCAACGAAATGGCCATAGACAATTTGCTCGCCGAAATCCGACAAACTAACGCCGAAGTGAAGGCTGCGTTGAACATGATAAAAGAGGACAAGACTGAGATAGCCAGTGCAATACAAGGAGGGCTGTTGACTATATCTAAAGCAGTGTCGGCGATGACGACCAACACATCAGTTGCAATTACACAGATGGAGAGAGAAaacaagatattaaaag ATCAGCTAGTGATTCCACAGGTTCATTTCTTCGCCCGAATTGCTGAAGGTCAATTGATAATATCGCCTGGACAGAATATCATCTTCACAAATGCGCAAATCAacgaaggtcaaggttatgaCGTGGCATCTGGGAAATTTACTGTCTCCGTCCCTGGGTTATATGCCTTCGCAGTCCAGTACTGCGTTAGGCCGAACCAAAATGGTTACATTGATATTGTGAACCAAGGCACCATTCTGCAAAGAtcactttttgaaaaaaacagtGCTGGACCTAAGTGCGTGTCCATGCAGGCGTTCACCAGGGCTGCTATATCCGATCAGATCTGGGTAAAATCAGGAACCGTAAGCAGCAGTGATCTCCATGGCAATATCTACATGTTCAAATCGTTTTCTGGTGTGTTAATTCATGTGTAA